The Thalassotalea sp. LPB0316 nucleotide sequence AACTAAAGCTAAAGTACCGGTGCGTATAAAAGACATCAATCATCAAGGTATCAGCAATGCGCTTAAATACAGCTTTGATATTTTGAATAAGAAAGTAAAGCGACGCTTTATGCGTCATAGTGAAATGCAGAGCCAAATGGCTCAAATTACAGGTACACTGGATTATTCAGGCTTAAAGAACGCTGACATTATTGTTGAAGCGGTTTTTGAAGACTTATCATTGAAGCAGAAGATGGTTGCTGACGTTGAAGAAAATTGTAAAGCGTCGACAATTTTTGCTAGTAATACCTCGAGTTTACCGATCGGCCAAATTGCTGCAAATGCTAAGCGTCCTGAAAATGTTATCGGTTTACACTATTTTTCGCCGGTAGATAAAATGCCATTGGCTGAAATCATCGCCCATGAAGGGACGAGTGACGAGACGATTTCAACAACCGTTGCCTTCGCCAAAAAGCAAGGGAAAACACCGATTGTTGTTAAAGATAAAGCGGGCTTTTACGTTAACCGTATCTTAGCGCCTTATATGAACGAAGCGGCCATGTTACTGCTTGATGGTGAGCCTGTTGAGAAGTTGGATAAAGCCCTAGTAAAATTTGGTTTCCCTGTAGGGCCTATGCAGTTACTAGATGAAGTGGGTATTGACGTTGGTTCTAAAATTGGCCCTATCTTACAGGCTGAATTAGGCGATCGCTTTGCGCCACCTGCTGCTTTTGACAAGTTAATTGCCGATGGCCGTTTAGGTAAAAAAGCGAAGAAAGGCTTTTACCAATATGGCAGTGGTAAAAAAGGCAAGCAAGTAGATGAGTCTATCTACAACTTATTGGGCATTCAACCACAAGCGAAAATGGGTGAACTTGAAATGGCTAAACGCTGTGTGTACATGATGCTTAACGAAGCTGCGCGTTGTTTAGACGAAGGGATTGTTCGCAATGCACGCGATGGCGATATTGGTGCGATTTTCGGTATTGGCTTCCCGCCGTTCTTAGGTGGGCCATACCGCTATATAGACACCATTGGTGCTAAAAATTTAGTTGCTCAGTTAAACCAGTGGGCGGCAGCTCATGGCGAGCGATTTACGCCTTGTGACGCGTTAGTGAAAATGGCTGACGAAGGGAAAACCTACTATTAAGTTTTTACATTAAAGCGGCAATTTATTGCCGAGCGGTAAATCTTGTATAAAAAAGAGGCAATATTTGCCTCTTTTTTTATTGGGTAACTTTTAACCAGTTAAGACATTTGCTATTATACTCACCCCTTTGGTAGAGCTGTTGCTCTAATTTTTTTGTTGTTCGAAAAGGTTAAGTAGAAGTTATGTTGTTGCTTGTTGTTTTGGTTAGTCTTTTAAGTGCGAGTTATTTTTATGTTCAAGCGGTATGTAATGGCTTAGGTAAAAAGCGCTGGGCGTTCGCCGGCTTGGTTTTTGGTCCTTTATTACTACCCATGTTTAACATGCAAAAACGAATGAAAGCATACCGTCAATACGGCATTCCTGGACTTTTATTTAACGCATAGAGGTGATTGAGCCTTCCGTGATATAGAGGCGCTAACGTCCATGTAGCGTTTCTAGACTTTTGATTTTGGTTGCTTAATAGAGAGCTATTAAGTCTTTTGTTAGCTCCACCAAGTGGTAGCTGATACTTCTTTGATTTCAATTCGAGCTGCAATAGGATTTTCTTTAATCTCTGTTACAAATAAGCTTTTAATAAATTTAATCATAATACTGCCTTATGGATTAATTAAAACGACTTGATTTAAACTTTGATACCGCGACCTTTGGCCACTTTGATTCCACGGCCTTTAGCTGCTTCTTGAAAGTCATTAACTTTGATGCCACGACCTTTAGCTGCTTCTTGAAAGTCATTAACTTTGATACCACGACCTTTAGCTGCTTCTTGAAAGTCATTAACTTTGATGCCTCGACCTTTAGCTGCTTCTTGAAAGTCGTTAACTTTGATACCACGACCTTTGGCTGCTTGTTGAATGGTAGAAATAGTACCTGTATTTGCGATCTCACTTTGTTCTTGAATATCTGATACTGGAGAAGTTGCTAAACCAAGTGCTAATACTAGTGAACTGATCATTTTTATTATTCCTATTAATTGAAAGTCACAATCTATTAAGCAGAAATAATGCCAAAGTGTTAACGCTAGGTAAGTTAAGTGTTCTAGCGATGTTTGGATTGTTTTACATTTTTTTGACGCGGACAATTTTTAGTAAAAAAAAGCGCTGACAAAATATTGTCGGCGCTTTTTACTGGTCTGACTGTTGAAAACAATTAGCTAGTGAATTTAGTCGATTTATCAGTGATACGATACGATAGTAAATAGTTTTGGAAGTCTTTTTCTGATAACGGTTTACTGTATAAGTAACCTTGCATTTGCTCACAGCGTAAACCTGATAGGAAACTCAGCTGTGGCTCTGTTTCAACGCCTTCAGCTACAACGTTTAAGCCAAGGTTATGGGCAATAGTCACAATAGTGGCAACCATATTTCGTCCTTGATCTGAGTGTTCTATGTCGTCGACAAAGGCTTTATCGATTTTTAAGGTATTGAGTGGGAATTTCTTCAGGTAGGCAAGCGAAGAGTAACCGGTACCAAAGTCATCGAGTGATAAGTGAATGCCCATCGAGCGAATTTGTAACATCGTATCGATTGCTTCTTGCGGTGAATCCATAACCGTACCTTCAGTGATCTCGAGCTCTAAATATTTCGCCTCTAGTCCTGTTTCTTCTAGGATACCACTTATCATCTTCACTAAGTTAGGTTGAGTAAATTGCACCGCTGATAAATTGACGGCAATACGGCCTTTAAACAAACCAGCGTCAACCCACTTTTTAGTTGCAACACAAGATTTTCGTAATACAACTTCACCGATGTCAATGATTTGACCCGTCTCTTCTGATACTGGAATAAATACGCCAGGGCTAATTATCCCTTTGGTTGGCGTTTCAAAGCGGACAAGCGCCTCCATACCTGATACTTTGCCTGTACTAATTTCAATCTTGGGTTGATAAAAGACAGAGAAGAAATCTTCTTTTAGACCGTGGCGAATTAGGTTTTCAATTTGCAAGCGCTTAACCGCTTGTTTATTCATTGATTCACTGAAGAATTGGTATTTATTACCACCGAGGTCTTTGGCGTGATACATGGCTGTATCGGCATTTTTGAGCAGTTCCTGCGGCGATGCACCGTCTTCAGGGAACAAAACAATACCAATACTACTGTACAACACTAACTCTTGGTTTTTTAATTTGAGCGGCTGTGCAATGGTTTTTAGGATATCTTTTGCAATACTCGTAATGGTGTGAATATCGTTAGTATTCTCGATTATCAAACTGAATTCATCACCACCTAATCGGTATACCGAATCTTGTTTTCTGCCGATATTCAGAATTCTATCGGCAACTTTACAGAGTAAGACATCACCAACTTCATGTCCCATTGAGTCATTAATTTTTTTGAAGTTATCTAAGTCAAAAACGAGTAGGGCATGAGGGGTTTTGTTGTTAACTAACTTAGCTTGATGTGCCTGAAAATAAGAACGGTTTGGCAAGCCGGTCAAGGTATCTGAGTTGGCAAGCTTACGCAGTTCCGCTTCTGTTTGCTTACGCTCTGTAATATCTGAGAATACGCCA carries:
- the fadJ gene encoding fatty acid oxidation complex subunit alpha FadJ; the protein is MTEQKQSAFELIKQDSGIAHLVMDVKGDTMNTLKAEFGDEISQVLADIKADTSLKGIVLVSGKPDSFVAGADVNMLAGCQSKEEVLEIALQGHAIFDQLVNLPIPIVAAVHGACLGGGLELALACHGRVASDSPKTVMGLPEVQLGLLPGGGGTQRLPKLVGIQKALDMMLTGKQLRAKQALKAGIVNDVVPQSILLRTAEEMILSGKVKPAPRKTSLMDKVLEGNALGRKVVFDQAKKTVLAKTKGNYPAPLKIIECIRAGVEQSPAKGFQVEANNFAELVMTAESEQLRNIFFATTEMKKEQGVEGVEPAKVKQAGVLGGGLMGGGIAFVTATKAKVPVRIKDINHQGISNALKYSFDILNKKVKRRFMRHSEMQSQMAQITGTLDYSGLKNADIIVEAVFEDLSLKQKMVADVEENCKASTIFASNTSSLPIGQIAANAKRPENVIGLHYFSPVDKMPLAEIIAHEGTSDETISTTVAFAKKQGKTPIVVKDKAGFYVNRILAPYMNEAAMLLLDGEPVEKLDKALVKFGFPVGPMQLLDEVGIDVGSKIGPILQAELGDRFAPPAAFDKLIADGRLGKKAKKGFYQYGSGKKGKQVDESIYNLLGIQPQAKMGELEMAKRCVYMMLNEAARCLDEGIVRNARDGDIGAIFGIGFPPFLGGPYRYIDTIGAKNLVAQLNQWAAAHGERFTPCDALVKMADEGKTYY